Proteins co-encoded in one Pseudarthrobacter chlorophenolicus A6 genomic window:
- a CDS encoding sugar phosphate isomerase/epimerase family protein encodes MMLKDSFAEIGAFETLRKVSAIGYNAVEISQIPMTPENVAELDRSRSELGMDIAALSVNVEGRKGMPVESLAENFDKIVDDAKRLDSSLLRIGMLPFPAMKSLDAVVDFAKQANGYAERLQEHGISLYYHNHHIEFAKFDGKYMLDIIADNSPAMGMEIDVHWVQRGGLDPVRTLEKYAGRTAMVHLKDYRIGQMPESSFGLLEKGDFPGFMAEFKNVVQFAEVGEGNLDFPSIVPAAVEAGAQYLLVEQDELYGRTVWDALQTSYDNLAAMGHADLF; translated from the coding sequence ATGATGCTTAAGGACAGCTTCGCCGAGATCGGAGCGTTCGAGACGCTGCGCAAGGTCAGTGCGATCGGCTACAACGCCGTGGAGATCTCGCAGATCCCCATGACACCGGAGAACGTGGCCGAACTGGACCGCTCCCGCAGCGAACTCGGCATGGACATCGCCGCCCTCTCGGTCAACGTTGAAGGACGGAAGGGCATGCCGGTGGAATCACTGGCGGAGAATTTCGACAAGATCGTGGACGACGCCAAGCGGCTGGACTCCTCCCTGCTGCGGATCGGGATGCTGCCCTTCCCCGCCATGAAGTCACTCGACGCCGTGGTGGACTTCGCCAAGCAGGCCAACGGGTATGCGGAACGGCTCCAGGAACACGGCATCAGCCTGTACTACCACAACCACCACATCGAGTTCGCGAAGTTTGACGGCAAATACATGCTGGACATCATCGCGGACAACTCCCCGGCCATGGGCATGGAAATCGACGTCCACTGGGTTCAGCGCGGCGGCCTTGACCCGGTCCGGACGCTCGAGAAGTACGCCGGACGCACGGCCATGGTGCACTTGAAGGACTACCGGATCGGGCAGATGCCGGAATCGTCGTTCGGGCTACTGGAGAAGGGCGATTTCCCCGGCTTCATGGCCGAATTCAAGAACGTGGTCCAGTTCGCCGAAGTGGGCGAGGGCAACCTGGACTTCCCCTCGATCGTTCCCGCCGCCGTCGAAGCCGGTGCCCAGTACCTGCTGGTGGAACAGGACGAACTCTACGGCCGCACCGTGTGGGACGCCCTGCAGACCTCCTACGACAACCTTGCCGCCATGGGCCACGCGGACCTTTTCTAG
- a CDS encoding ABC transporter permease yields the protein MIKFIAKRLGSGVMVLFVVSVLTFTLLYTASGSIAQNILGDQATPEQVAAKEHELGLDQPLFVRYFAWLGDAVSGNLGASWFTNEPVANSLATRIPVTMTMVFAAMILIAICAALIGVAAAVKRGWVDRVVQVGAIIGDSIPGFVIGVLLVTFLAIQLGMFPATSTISPEVGPEAWVVSMTLPVIALLINGVTGGAQQIRSAVIKQLERDYVRTLRSRGIGEQEILFKHVLRSAAPAGLTVLSLQLIGMLGGVVIIEQIFALPGMGPLAVAATNQTDLPVVMGVVMYTVVVVIVVNLLVDILNGWLNPKVRVS from the coding sequence ATGATCAAGTTCATTGCCAAGAGGCTCGGCAGCGGGGTGATGGTGCTGTTCGTCGTCTCGGTGCTCACCTTCACCCTGCTGTACACAGCCAGTGGCAGCATTGCCCAGAACATCCTGGGCGACCAGGCCACACCTGAGCAGGTCGCCGCGAAGGAACACGAACTGGGCCTCGACCAGCCCCTGTTCGTCCGCTACTTCGCCTGGCTGGGCGATGCTGTCAGCGGGAACCTTGGAGCCTCGTGGTTCACCAACGAACCGGTGGCCAATTCCCTGGCCACCCGCATCCCGGTAACCATGACCATGGTTTTCGCGGCAATGATCCTGATCGCCATCTGCGCAGCACTCATTGGTGTGGCGGCCGCCGTCAAGCGCGGCTGGGTGGACAGGGTGGTCCAGGTAGGTGCGATCATTGGCGACTCCATTCCCGGGTTTGTCATTGGCGTCCTGCTGGTTACCTTCCTGGCCATCCAGCTGGGCATGTTCCCGGCCACCAGCACCATCTCTCCCGAGGTGGGGCCGGAAGCCTGGGTTGTGTCCATGACCCTCCCCGTCATCGCGCTGCTGATCAACGGGGTCACCGGCGGCGCCCAGCAGATCCGCAGCGCCGTCATCAAACAGCTTGAACGCGACTACGTCCGCACCCTCCGGAGCCGGGGGATCGGCGAGCAGGAGATCCTGTTCAAGCATGTGCTGCGCAGCGCGGCCCCTGCCGGACTCACCGTGCTGAGCCTGCAGCTGATCGGCATGCTCGGCGGCGTGGTCATCATCGAGCAGATCTTCGCTCTTCCCGGCATGGGCCCCCTGGCCGTCGCCGCCACCAACCAGACCGATCTTCCCGTCGTGATGGGCGTGGTGATGTACACCGTCGTGGTGGTCATCGTGGTGAACCTCCTGGTGGACATCCTCAACGGTTGGCTTAACCCGAAAGTGCGTGTGTCATGA
- a CDS encoding ABC transporter substrate-binding protein yields MKLGPKAAAAALMLSASLALTACGGGGNAGAGANAGGTTVTALTLGTLRDLTSWDPAQAHVGHALQPYQAAYDSLILREPDGKLSPMLATAWKYNDARTKLTVDLRTDVTFSDGAKFDAEAAKANLDHFKKANGPQMAQLSTVSDVAVVDADTVDINLSAPEPALEFFLSQAAGLMGSPKALGTDAIKTEPVGSGPYVMDKAASVKDSQTVFNAREGYWNKDLQKYKKLTLKILLDPTARTNALVSGQIDATLLDPKNGKQAEGAKMKLEANQVDWAGLLLLDRDGAKNPALADVKVRQAINYAFDRKTILDQVMLGQGTPTSQPFGKDSGAWSEELENYYSYDPEKAKQLLKESGFEGKVSIDVPTLPGAETLISVLKQQLADVGITLNPGAAITNTFTADVAAQKYSAMYFNLFQGEPTVAIDQIVSTKALYNPFKTTTPELEDKIKAVRTAGDAAGEEAKEVNKYVVEQAWFAPLFRVNQMYYHNDKVNVVPQAQQAVPSIYNYSPAK; encoded by the coding sequence CCGCCCTCATGCTGAGTGCCTCACTGGCCCTCACTGCCTGCGGCGGCGGCGGCAACGCCGGCGCGGGGGCGAATGCCGGCGGCACCACGGTCACGGCACTCACGCTGGGAACCCTGCGTGACTTGACCTCGTGGGATCCGGCCCAGGCCCACGTGGGCCACGCGCTGCAGCCGTATCAGGCGGCCTACGATTCGCTGATTCTTCGCGAGCCTGACGGCAAGCTCAGCCCCATGCTTGCCACGGCATGGAAGTACAACGACGCCCGCACCAAGCTGACCGTGGACCTCCGGACGGACGTCACCTTCAGTGACGGGGCAAAGTTCGACGCCGAAGCCGCCAAGGCCAACCTGGACCACTTCAAGAAGGCCAACGGTCCGCAGATGGCGCAGCTCAGCACCGTTTCCGACGTCGCCGTGGTGGACGCGGACACCGTCGACATCAACTTGAGCGCACCGGAACCGGCGCTGGAGTTCTTCCTCAGCCAGGCGGCCGGCCTGATGGGCAGCCCCAAGGCGCTGGGCACAGACGCCATCAAGACGGAGCCTGTCGGCTCAGGTCCGTACGTCATGGACAAGGCGGCTTCGGTCAAGGATTCCCAGACCGTCTTCAATGCCCGCGAGGGGTACTGGAACAAGGACCTGCAGAAGTACAAGAAGCTGACGCTCAAGATCCTCCTGGACCCCACCGCACGCACGAACGCGCTGGTTTCCGGCCAGATCGACGCCACCCTCCTGGATCCCAAGAACGGCAAGCAGGCCGAGGGCGCCAAGATGAAGCTGGAGGCCAACCAGGTGGACTGGGCCGGCCTGCTCCTGCTGGACCGCGACGGTGCGAAGAACCCGGCGCTGGCCGACGTGAAGGTCCGCCAGGCCATCAACTACGCGTTCGACCGCAAGACCATCCTGGACCAGGTGATGCTGGGCCAGGGGACGCCGACGTCGCAGCCGTTCGGCAAGGACAGCGGGGCATGGTCCGAAGAGCTGGAGAACTACTACAGCTACGATCCGGAGAAGGCCAAGCAGCTGCTGAAGGAGTCGGGCTTCGAAGGCAAGGTCAGCATCGACGTTCCCACGCTTCCCGGCGCCGAAACCCTGATCTCCGTGCTCAAGCAGCAGCTCGCGGACGTCGGCATCACCCTGAACCCCGGTGCCGCCATCACCAACACCTTCACGGCGGACGTCGCGGCCCAAAAGTACAGCGCCATGTACTTCAACCTCTTCCAGGGCGAGCCCACGGTGGCCATCGACCAGATCGTTTCCACCAAGGCCCTGTACAACCCGTTCAAGACGACGACTCCTGAACTGGAAGACAAGATCAAGGCTGTTCGCACCGCTGGGGATGCCGCCGGCGAAGAAGCCAAGGAAGTCAATAAGTACGTAGTGGAGCAGGCCTGGTTCGCGCCGCTGTTCCGTGTGAACCAGATGTACTACCACAACGACAAAGTCAACGTGGTACCGCAGGCGCAGCAGGCCGTCCCCTCCATCTACAACTACTCGCCTGCCAAGTAG
- a CDS encoding dipeptide/oligopeptide/nickel ABC transporter permease/ATP-binding protein — MSDSVETAAVAAPVPGKGQSGTVVRSTVTRRLLKNPLGIASLVILSTIALLAIFAPVLAPFEENFANISKTLAAPDGVNILGTDSAGRDNWSRLLFGAQLTLLSALLCAGVAIAIGLPAGLIAGYYAGKFEAVSNWIVSILMSLPGLIVLLTIRAAFGPSVWISMIAFGILISPSYFRLTRAAVQSVRNELYVDAARVSGLSDLSIIARHIFSVVRAPIIIQTAAIAGVAIAIQSGLEFLGLGDPTKATWGVMLSEGFKNVYLTPTLLLWPALAMALTIGGLVLLGNALRDALEDGEKIKHRRKRASVSATSGTTERMTAEPARARQSRKSVVAVESGTEHHLVKVTNLGVGYPQADGSIKKVVDDVSFHVDRGEILGIVGESGSGKSQTAFSILGLLPDNARIVGGSIQFDGNYTVAPGDEKVSQERLTKLRGKRISYIPQEPMSNLDPAFTIGYQLVTPMVRVLGISKAEARTRALKLLTDVGIVNPERTFDAYPHEVSGGMAQRVLIAGAISCEPDLVIADEPTTALDVTVQADVLDLLRELQQRLNIGVVLVTHNFGVVADLCDRVAVMQNGRLVEEGTVREILRNPKEKYTQTLLGSMLEGKEPMTMLVSPPEGPVAHRETARHATAEKEPVA, encoded by the coding sequence ATGAGTGATTCCGTAGAAACGGCGGCTGTTGCCGCACCTGTGCCCGGCAAAGGCCAAAGCGGCACCGTGGTCCGTTCCACCGTGACCCGCCGCCTCCTGAAGAACCCGCTGGGCATCGCTTCCCTGGTGATCCTTTCCACGATTGCCTTACTGGCCATCTTCGCGCCGGTCCTTGCACCGTTCGAGGAGAACTTCGCCAACATCTCCAAAACCCTGGCGGCCCCGGACGGGGTGAACATCCTCGGCACTGACAGCGCCGGCCGCGATAACTGGAGCCGGCTGCTGTTCGGGGCACAGCTGACGCTGCTGTCGGCCCTGCTGTGCGCGGGCGTCGCCATCGCCATCGGCCTGCCCGCCGGCCTGATTGCCGGCTACTACGCTGGTAAGTTCGAAGCTGTTTCCAACTGGATTGTCAGCATCCTCATGAGCCTTCCCGGGCTGATCGTGCTGCTCACCATCCGTGCGGCGTTCGGCCCGTCCGTGTGGATCTCAATGATTGCGTTCGGCATTCTCATCAGCCCGTCCTACTTCAGGCTCACCCGGGCGGCGGTACAGTCCGTGCGGAACGAGCTGTACGTTGACGCTGCCCGGGTCTCCGGCCTCTCCGACCTGAGCATCATTGCCCGTCACATCTTCTCGGTGGTCCGCGCCCCCATCATCATCCAGACCGCGGCGATCGCCGGCGTGGCCATCGCCATCCAGTCGGGCCTGGAGTTCCTGGGCCTCGGCGACCCCACCAAGGCAACCTGGGGCGTCATGCTCTCGGAAGGGTTCAAGAACGTCTACCTGACCCCCACCCTGCTGCTCTGGCCGGCCCTGGCCATGGCCCTGACCATCGGTGGACTCGTCCTGCTCGGCAACGCCCTCCGTGATGCACTCGAGGACGGCGAGAAGATCAAGCACCGCAGGAAGCGCGCTTCGGTTTCCGCGACCTCCGGTACAACGGAACGCATGACGGCGGAACCCGCCAGGGCGCGCCAGTCACGGAAGTCTGTCGTCGCCGTCGAGAGCGGAACCGAGCACCACCTGGTCAAGGTGACCAACCTGGGCGTCGGTTACCCGCAGGCGGACGGTTCCATCAAGAAGGTGGTGGACGACGTCTCCTTCCACGTTGACCGCGGTGAGATCCTGGGCATTGTGGGGGAGTCCGGATCGGGCAAGTCCCAAACAGCGTTCTCCATCCTGGGACTGCTCCCGGACAACGCCCGCATTGTGGGCGGTTCCATCCAGTTCGACGGCAACTACACGGTTGCCCCGGGGGACGAAAAGGTCAGCCAGGAGCGGCTCACCAAGCTGCGCGGGAAGCGGATCTCCTACATTCCGCAGGAACCCATGAGCAACCTGGATCCGGCCTTCACCATCGGCTACCAGCTGGTAACGCCCATGGTCCGGGTGCTGGGAATCTCCAAGGCAGAGGCCCGCACCCGCGCGCTCAAGCTGCTCACCGACGTCGGAATCGTCAACCCGGAGCGCACGTTCGACGCGTATCCCCACGAAGTTTCCGGCGGTATGGCCCAGCGCGTGCTGATCGCCGGTGCCATCAGCTGCGAACCGGACCTGGTCATCGCTGACGAGCCCACCACCGCACTGGACGTGACGGTGCAGGCAGATGTGCTGGACCTGCTCCGCGAACTCCAGCAGCGGCTGAACATCGGTGTGGTCCTGGTGACCCACAACTTCGGCGTCGTCGCCGACTTGTGTGACCGTGTTGCGGTGATGCAGAACGGCCGGCTGGTGGAAGAGGGCACCGTCCGCGAAATCCTCCGCAACCCGAAGGAAAAGTACACGCAGACGCTGCTGGGTTCCATGCTCGAGGGCAAGGAACCGATGACCATGCTCGTCTCCCCGCCGGAAGGGCCGGTGGCCCACCGTGAAACAGCCCGCCATGCAACTGCAGAAAAGGAGCCGGTCGCGTGA
- a CDS encoding ATP-binding cassette domain-containing protein, with the protein MSTPAASQHTPPLLSVENLVVEYPSKKFRAKPFRALTDINITIGQGETLGLVGESGSGKTTLGRAVLGLAPVTQGKVIFEGNDISNASRRERRTLSRDLQVVFQDPYTSLNPALEIGDILAEPLAVQGLDKETARKRVKELLDQVGLPSDAVHRLPREFSGGQRQRVAIARALALSPKLIVCDEPVSALDLSTQARVLDLFLQIQKDTGVSYLFVSHDLDVVRHISHRVAVMFRGEIVEQGPAETVTRNPEHPYTQRLLLASPVPDPDRQEQRRADRHRLLEQQRQQTEQAGAAA; encoded by the coding sequence GTGAGTACCCCTGCCGCTTCCCAGCACACCCCACCGCTGCTCTCCGTTGAAAACCTGGTGGTGGAATACCCCAGCAAGAAGTTCCGCGCCAAGCCGTTCCGCGCCCTGACGGACATTAACATCACCATCGGGCAGGGTGAAACCCTTGGCCTGGTGGGGGAGTCCGGCTCCGGAAAGACCACTTTGGGACGCGCCGTCCTGGGACTGGCACCGGTAACCCAGGGCAAGGTCATCTTCGAAGGCAACGACATCAGCAACGCCTCCCGCCGGGAACGCAGGACACTGAGCCGGGACCTGCAGGTGGTCTTCCAGGATCCGTATACCTCCCTCAACCCGGCCCTGGAGATCGGCGACATCCTCGCCGAGCCCCTCGCGGTTCAGGGACTGGACAAGGAAACCGCCAGGAAACGCGTCAAGGAACTGCTGGACCAGGTGGGATTGCCGTCGGACGCAGTCCACCGCCTGCCCCGCGAATTCAGCGGCGGCCAGCGGCAGCGCGTCGCCATCGCCCGCGCACTGGCCCTGTCACCCAAACTGATTGTCTGCGACGAACCGGTCAGCGCCCTCGACCTCTCCACGCAGGCGCGCGTGCTGGACCTGTTCCTGCAGATCCAAAAGGACACGGGCGTCTCCTACCTTTTCGTCTCCCACGACCTGGACGTGGTCCGGCACATCAGCCACCGGGTGGCCGTCATGTTCCGTGGCGAAATCGTGGAACAGGGTCCGGCCGAAACCGTGACCCGGAACCCCGAACACCCCTACACCCAGCGGCTGCTGCTGGCATCCCCAGTGCCGGACCCGGACCGGCAGGAACAGCGCCGTGCTGACAGGCACCGCCTGCTGGAACAGCAGCGCCAACAGACCGAACAGGCCGGGGCTGCGGCCTGA